The following coding sequences lie in one Aspergillus luchuensis IFO 4308 DNA, chromosome 8, nearly complete sequence genomic window:
- the ncr1 gene encoding sphingolipid transporter NCR1 (COG:I;~EggNog:ENOG410PFV1;~InterPro:IPR003392,IPR000731,IPR032190;~PFAM:PF12349,PF02460;~TransMembrane:13 (n6-16c21/22o272-296i358-378o604-629i641-665o671-693i723-742o748-773i832-849o1071-1092i1104-1127o1133-1155i1176-1205o1217-1240i);~go_component: GO:0016021 - integral component of membrane [Evidence IEA]) codes for MRGLRLIPFIASLGVLPQSWARDEPSLGFTNIHEPGRCAIRGHCGKKSFFGGELPCPDNGLAQEPEAAVRKKLVDLCGSKWEEGPVCCLDEQIDALSKNLKLAEGIIASCPACKDNFFNIFCTFTCSPDQSLFVNVTDIDEARGGKQLVTEIDNIWSEEYQSGFYDSCKNVKNGASGGKAIDFIGGGAKNYTQFLKFLGDKKLLGSPFQINFKTEPAGPVPEGMKPLPIKPKACNDADEAFRCSCVDCPDVCPELPAIETDKYCHVGLLPCLSFAVLLIYSVFLLVIVAFSSYFTYRERRYRKPERVRLLQDPAPSDDEDEGDIVRAGGYIEQPNDVYKLNSMLDRVFNSIGGACARFPGFTIGSSIVMVVLLSLGWFRFAVETDPVRLWVSPTSAAAQEKAYFDANFGPFYRAEQAFLVNDTSSGDGSVLSYDTLSWWFDVESRVHRMISLDRGLILDDICTKPTGEACVIQSLTGYFGGSVANLDPDTWEARLKHCADSPGDVSCLPDFGQPLRPEMILGGYGESRDVLDAQALITTWVVDNHAQGTEGEANAIDWENSLRRILEVVQEEAKERGLRVSFTTEISVEQELNKSTNTDAKIVVISYIIMFLYASMALGSVTVTWKSLFTNPANALVQSKFTLGIVGILIVLMSVSASVGLFSAAGIKVTLIIAEVIPFLVLAVGVDNIFLIVHEFERINVSHPDEEIDERIARALGRIGPSIFLSSLTETVAFVMGVFVGMPAVRNFAVYAAGAVFINAVLQITMFISVLALNQRRVESLRADCIPCLTVRKAHSGMSEDQLLDHQEGESALQVFVRKVYASSLLARRVKVIVVITFLGLLTAGLALIPKVALGLDQRIALPSDSYLIQYFDDLNAYFGSGPPVYFVTRNVNVTERHHQQQLCGRFTTCEEFSLPFVLEQESKRSNVSYISGSTASWIDDFFYWLNPQQDCCKEDGEICFEDRTPAWNISLYGMPEGDEFIHYVEKWIESPTDASCPLGGKAPYSNALVIDQKRVMTNASHFRTTHTPLRTQDDFIKSYISARRIADGISKEHGIDVFPYSKTYIFFDQYVSIIRLTGTLLGFAVAIIFALTSTILGSVATGAVVTTTVVMILVDIMGAMAVAGVSLNAVSLVNLIICVGIAVEFCAHIARAFMFPSRAIMEKVPTKFRGKDARAWTALVNVGGSVFSGITVTKLLGVCVLAFTRSKIFEIYYFRVWLALILFAATHALIFLPVALSYFGGEGYADPGADGGLEENLASRGYRSLLGDDDYDSDEY; via the exons ATGCGGGGACTCCGCTTAATCCCCTTCATCGCAAGTCTTGGCGTTCTCCCTCAGTCGTGGGCCCGGGACGAACCGAGCTTAGGCTTCACCAACATCCATGAACCTGGTCGCTGTGCGATCCGAGGCCATTGCGGGAAGAAGTCATTCTTCGGTGGAGAGCTTCCTTGTCCGGATAATGGCCTGGCACAGGAGCCCGAAGCAGCGGTGAGAAAGAAGCTGGTAGACCTCTGTGGCAGCAAATGGGAAGAAGGTCCTGTTTGCTGCCTGGATGAGCAA ATCGATGCTCTTTCCAAGAATCTAAAACTCGCCGAAGGTATCATCGCGTCCTGTCCCGCGTGCAAGGATAATTTCTTCAACATCTTCTGCACGTTCACCTGCTCCCCAGACCAGTCCTTGTTCGTCAACGTCACCGATATCGACGAGGCCCGGGGCGGAAAACAACTTGTCACCGAAATTGATAACATTTGGTCGGAAGAGTATCAAAGCGGGTTCTATGACAGCTGCAAGAATGTCAAGAATGGCGCTTCAGGTGGTAAAGCCATCGACTTCATCGGTGGCGGCGCCAAGAACTACACTCAGTTCCTGAAGTTCCTGGGCGACAAAAAGCTCTTAGGGAGCCCATTTCAGATTAACTTCAAGACCGAGCCTGCTGGCCCTGTTCCTGAAGGAATGAAGCCACTGCCGATCAAACCGAAGGCGTGCAACGACGCGGATGAGGCATTCCGCTGTTCTTGCGTTGACTGCCCCGATGTATGTCCAGAGCTACCTGCCATAGAAACGGACAAGTACTGCCATGTTGGCCTATTGCCTTGTCTGTCGTTTGCtgtcctcctcatctactCGGTCTTCTTACTGGTTATCGTCGCTTTCTCCAGCTACTTCACCTACCGAGAACGCCGCTACCGGAAACCCGAGCGTGTCAGACTCTTGCAGGATCCCGCTCCCAgtgacgatgaggacgaaggTGATATTGTTCGCGCAGGTGGTTATATTGAGCAGCCCAACGATGTGTATAAGTTGAACTCTATGCTGGACAGGGTATTCAACAGTATTGGTGGTGCCTGTGCTCGGTTTCCGGGCTTTACCATTGGGTCCAGTATTGTCATGGTCGTTCTGTTGAGTCTTGGTTGGTTCCGATTCGCCGTGGAGACAGACCCAGTCCGTCTCTGGGTCAGTCCAACTTCAGCAGCGGCACAAGAAAAGGCCTACTTTGATGCCAATTTTGGACCGTTCTACCGGGCAGAACAAGCGTTTCTTGTTAATGACACATCGTCAGGGGATGGGAGCGTTCTGAGCTATGACACTTTGAGTTGGTGGTTTGATGTGGAGTCTCGTGTGCACCGCATGATCTCTCTTGACCGAGGGTTAATTCTCGATGACATTTGCACTAAGCCAACCGGTGAAGCCTGTGTCATCCAGTCTCTGACGGGCTACTTTGGAGGATCGGTGGCAAACCTAGACCCAGACACCTGGGAAGCTCGACTTAAGCATTGCGCGGATTCACCAGGTGACGTGAGCTGTCTCCCAGACTTCGGACAACCACTAAGGCCAGAAATGATCTTGGGTGGCTATGGAGAATCAAGAGATGTCTTAGACGCCCAAGCACTGATCACAACATGGGTTGTGGACAACCACGCGCAGGGGACAGAAGGTGAAGCTAATGCCATTGACTGGGAAAATAGTCTCAGGCGCATCCTGGAAGTGGTACAAGAGGAAGCTAAGGAGCGTGGACTACGTGTCTCGTTCACTACCGAGATCAGCGTTGAGCAAGAGTTGAACAAGTCCACGAACACCGACGCAAAAATCGTGGTCATCAGCTATATCATCATGTTCTTATATGCATCCATGGCTTTGGGTTCGGTCACAGTTACGTGGAAATCCTTATTTACCAATCCTGCAAACGCATTGGTCCAGTCCAAATTTACCCTGGGCATCGTCGGTATCCTCATCGTTCTGATGTCAGTTTCAGCGTCGGTTGGGCTGTTTTCTGCAGCTGGCATAAAGGTCACCCTGATCATTGCCGAGGTCATTCCATTCCTCGTTCTGGCAGTGGGTGTCGACAATATTTTCTTGATCGTTCACGAGTTCGAAAGGATCAACGTGAGTCATCCCGATGAAGAGATTGATGAGAGGATCGCCCGTGCTCTGGGCCGAATTGGCCCCAGTATCTTCCTATCTTCACTTACAGAGACTGTCGCTTTCGTCATGGGAGTCTTTGTAGGAATGCCTGCTGTGAGGAATTTTGCCGTTTATGCCGCTGGTGCAGTCTTCATCAACGCAGTCTTGCAAATCACCATGTTCATTTCGGTTCTCGCATTGAACCAGAGACGCGTCGAAAGCCTCCGCGCCGATTGCATTCCGTGCCTGACCGTTCGCAAAGCGCATTCCGGCATGTCCGAAGACCAGCTTCTCGATCACCAGGAGGGCGAAAGCGCTTTGCAGGTGTTTGTACGCAAGGTGTATGCATCTTCACTCCTTGCACGTAGGGTCAAAGTCATCGTCGTGATTACCTTTCTTGGCCTTTTGACTGCAGGACTTGCTTTGATTCCAAAGGTGGCTCTTGGCCTGGACCAACGCATCGCTCTTCCAAGCGACTCTTATCTCATCCAATACTTTGACGACTTGAACGCTTACTTTGGAAGTGGTCCTCCAGTTTACTTCGTGACACGCAACGTAAATGTCACTGAACgtcaccaccagcaacaacTATGCGGACGTTTTACAACATGCGAGGAATTCTCTTTGCCCTTTGTACTCGAACAGGAGTCGAAGCGGTCCAATGTTTCGTATATCTCAGGATCAACGGCTAGCTGGATCGATGATTTCTTCTACTGGCTTAACCCCCAACAAGATTGCTGCAAAGAGGATGGCGAGATCTGTTTCGAAGACAGGACACCCGCCTGGAATATCTCGCTCTACGGCATGCctgaaggagatgaattCATTCACTACGTGGAGAAGTGGATCGAATCTCCTACCGATGCATCATGTCCTCTGGGAGGCAAGGCTCCGTACAGCAATGCCCTAGTTATCGATCAGAAGCGCGTCATGACCAACGCCAGCCATTTCCggaccacacacacacccctgAGGACGCAAGATGACTTCATTAAGTCGTACATTTCGGCCCGCCGTATAGCTGATGGCATCTCTAAAGAGCATGGAATCGATGTATTCCCATATTCCAAAACCTACATCTTCTTCGACCAATATGTCTCCATCATACGGCTCACGGGTACACTACTGGGCTTCGCTGTCGCGATTATCTTTGCATTGACTTCCACGATCCTTGGATCCGTGGCAACTGGCGCGGTGGTCACTACGACCGTCGTCATGATCCTGGTTGACATTATGGGTGCCATGGCTGTAGCTGGCGTGTCGCTTAACGCAGTTTCACTGGTGAATCTGATTATCTGCGTGGGCATCGCAGTAGAATTCTGCGCACATATTGCTCGCGCGTTCATGTTCCCTTCCCGTGCTATTATGGAGAAGGTGCCGACCAAATTCCGGGGCAAAGACGCGCGTGCGTGGACAGCTTTGGTCAATGTAGGCGGCAGCGTTTTTAGTGGTATCACGGTGACCAAGCTCCTGGGAGTATGCGTGTTGGCCTTCACTCGCAGCAAGATTTTTGAGATCTATTACTTCCGAGTGTGGCTGGCTTTGATTTTATTTGCTGCCACCCATgccctcatcttcttgccaGTAGCACTCAGCTATTTTGGTGGCGAAG GATATGCCGACCCAGGGGCTGATGGCGGCCTTGAAGAGAATCTTGCGTCCAGGGGCTACCGTTCCCTGCTGGGCGACGAC
- the IPL1_2 gene encoding spindle assembly checkpoint kinase (COG:D;~EggNog:ENOG410PFYF;~InterPro:IPR017441,IPR008271,IPR030616,IPR000719, IPR011009;~PFAM:PF07714,PF00069;~go_function: GO:0004672 - protein kinase activity [Evidence IEA];~go_function: GO:0005524 - ATP binding [Evidence IEA];~go_process: GO:0006468 - protein phosphorylation [Evidence IEA]), with protein sequence MVTVALETRFKHMAIVDENAHDSAKLQQKAKSATSTTRPVNRVLRPKKSDAVPHNPTTTNPTETAPTNIQRTPPKTSHPLASVASQDTDDAANQNDQHATTDSKTQATRQSSAPSQPPRQKERQASTSQARHPLSVLSQAPNATVKREQHSTKLTKQPIPRIIHLGMFEIGKALGKGKFGRVYLARERDSGFVCALKVLYKNEIQQGRVEKQVAREIEIQSNLRHPNILRLFGHFHDSKRIILILEFAGKGELYKHLQKENRFPEWKAAQYIAQMANALQYLHRKHVIHRDIKPENILVGIHGELKMSDFGWSVHAPSGRRLTKCGTLDYLPPEMVDPKKCDKPYDQKVDLWSLGVLLYEFLVGNAPFEDTPVMTQRRIMKADMIIPSFVSCEAKDLIRKVKQPSSLPWFSIMLTESKLLVTDADKRITLEQVRQHPWIIKYCFQHVQEEKKENIPGQKS encoded by the exons ATGGTGACCGTCGCGCTTGAGACTCGGTTCAAGCATATGGCCATTGTCGATGAGAATGCTCACGATAGTGCAAAGCTCCAACAGAAAGCCAAA AGCGCAACTTCGACTACACGGCCGGTGAACCGAGTTCTACGACCCAAGAAGTCCGACGCTGTTCCTCATAATCCTACAACCACGAATCCTACCGAGACCGCGCCAACAAACATCCAACGAACTCCCCCGAAGACAAGTCATCCCCTCGCCTCTGTTGCATCGCAAGACACAGACGATGCTGCAAATCAAAATGACCAACATGCCACCACCGATTCCAAGACCCAAGCCACCAGGCAAAGCTCCGCACCCTCTCAACCTCCCCgacagaaagaaaggcaaGCATCTACATCACAAGCTCGCCATCCTCTCTCCGTTCTATCCCAAGCACCGAACGCTACAGTTAAGCGCGAACAACACTCCACCAAGCTCACAAAACAACCAATACCAAGAATAATACATCTAGGCATGTTCGAGATCGGCAAAGCGCTGGGCAAAGGGAAGTTCGGGCGAGTCTATCTCGCTCGGGAACGAGACAGCGGATTTGTTTGTGCTTTGAAAGTACTTTACAAGAATGAGATCCAACAAGGGAGGGTAGAGAAACAAGTGGCCCGTGAGATCGAGATCCAGAGTAATCTGCGACATCCGAATATTCTTCGGCTTTTCGGACACTTCCACGACAGCAAACGGATAATCCTGATATTGGAGTTTGCGGGAAAGGGAGAGCTATACAAGCACTTGCAGAAGGAAAATCGGTTTCCGGAGTGGAAGGCTGCGCAGTACATTGCGCAGATGGCGAATGCTTTGCAGTACTTGCATCGCAAGCATGTTATCCATCGGGACATCAAGCCTGAGAATATTCTAGTGGGGATTCATGGAGAGCTGAAGATGTCGGACTTTGGTTGGAGTGTTCATGCGCCAAGTGGTCGCAGGCTTACGAAATGCGGGACGCTGGATTACTTGCCTCCTGAAATGGTTGATCCGAAAAAGTGCGATAAACCGTATGATCAGAAGGTGGACTTATGGTCCCTTGGGGTTCTATTGTATGAGTTTTTGGTTGGGAACGCGCCGTTCGAAGATACGCCAGTCATGACGCAGAGAAGAATCATGAAAGCGGATATGATAATCCCTTCTTTTGTGAGTTGTGAAGCGAAGGACCTCATCAGGAAGGTAAAGCAACCGTCCTCCCTTCCATGGTTCAGCATTATGCTAACAGAATCTAAGCTTCTTGTCACTGATGCGGATAAAAGAATCACTCTGGAACAGGTCCGACAACATCCTTGGATTATCAAGTACTGCTTCCAACATGTAcaggaggaaaaaaaagaaaatataccTGGTCAAAAATCCTGA